The sequence ttccctctctctctctgcctacttgtgattccactctctatcaaataaataagtaaaatcttttaaaaataattcatacttTCTCTTCTATGTTTAGTTATagcttctttttcctccctcagtAGAACAGTGTatctacattatatatatattatatatgtaatatatgatataaatatatacaaatacatatataatcatatatatgcaAGAAACTTttgttttgggacacctgggtggctcagtcagttaagcatctgcctttggctcaggccaccatcccagaatccttggattgagtcccatgtttggctccttgctcagttgggagcctgtttctccttctgcctgctgcttcccttgcatgtgctctctggatccctctgacaaataaataaacaaaatcttaacttttttttttttagtgtatgaGATTATGGATTGCTAACCTTCTTTGTCTTACAAAAAGAGTTATGTTTTATGCATGCATTTACTTTCTCACATGTCAGGAAAGCTTGGAAATTCTTCAGCGAAGGGGATCTAAAATATTGTCTTGACAGGCTGGCTTATATTATATGGTGTAGATGTACTCCACTATCTCAGTATGTTTCAACTAAGAGCACCTTCTCTTTGCTTCTTGTTTCCTTttgcactattaaaaaaaaaaaaaaaaccaaacaaacaaacagaaaaaacctCTTATAAACACTCTTGAATgaacacatttaataaaaatttttaaacaaatacaggtaataattattcttagaaaatattatttctataagATGAGTTTTCATtgatatgttttttttaagatttttatttatttatttaacagacagagatcacaagtaggcagagagtcaggcagagagaaaggaagggaagcaggctctctcctgagcagagagcccgccacagggcttgatcccagggccccaggatcatgacctgagctgaaggcagaggctttaacccactgagccacccaggcgcccttcattgatatggtttttaaaataaaaggacaagtACTTTAACTTTtcattgaaaagaaacaaaagccaaattacTTCCCAAAAAGGGTACAGAATTTATTCCAGAGGATTCAAATAGAAGCAATTCAATGAAAAGACTACTTACATGGTGCATTACTTCCCTAGAtctactgtaacaaaataccaccaactgaagagcttaaaacaacaaaaattgaaTCTCTCATAGTTTTAGAATCCAGAGTCCAATATCACAGTGTTAGCAGTCTCTCCTCATTCCCTCTACAAGATCTAAGGGAGActcattctttgtttcttccagCTCTTGGAGGCTCTTGATCTCTTTTTGGCTCTTAGCCGCATCACTCCCATTTCTGCCTCCACCTTCACATGTCGTTCTTCTCGATGACTCTATTTTTTAAGCTGTGTTTACCTTTCTGTCTCATAAGGCCACTGGTCAAGGAATATATTGCCCACCTTAAATCAGGATGATCTCATTTCCTTGACTTGATTACATCTacaaagtcctttttcttttcttttcttttcttttttttctttttttttcagagacgGCACATTTGCAGATTgtaaatagacatttattttagaaggacCAACATTTCAATGTGTTACACATCCATTTGGATAGTTTATAGTGAAAACTCCAGAATCTTGTAATACTAAATAGATATTATCAAAGCAAAACCTGAAGCTACAAGGGGGAGGGAATGATGTCACCAGAGTAAAGGGAAAATCCTCAGGATTTGTAATCTTAAAGCAACATGGACAATGACAAGAGATAGACAGAAGGACAAATGCAAGGAAAATACTGATATTCCTGCTTCCACCATCTTGGCTGCTGCTGGATTTTGTCACTGACTAAATTCAATCACAAGTACAAGGAATGGCAGCAAATATATTTGAAGGAAtgggaaggttaaaaaaaaaatgatcacagcaCATGACCCTAAACCTTCCTTATAAAACACACTGAATTAGCTATTATTGTATTGTTCAGGCAATCTCGTAACTCACTAGTTCACAGCAGAGGACAGATGGATCTTCAAATTAGATTGCTGCAACCGAGATAAATGGTGCTTTGATTTACAGAAGCCCTTAACTTAATCCTGTAAAactaaattttcttaatataatgTGAGGTTGCTATGACGACATTAATGATCATTATTgagaaataaaactagaagacTTTTTTTCTATTGTCTCTACATGATGAACACATAAGCAAATTCCATAATTGCATGTATTTGAGTCACATTAATAACTTTGTTAGTAGTTTTCTCAGTGCTACCATGATGTCTTTGTTCCTCAGAGTATATATAATGGGATTCAATGTTGGGATCAAAACGGTGTAGAAAAGAGAGATCAATTTTCCAACTCCTTCAGACTGATTTGGTTTGGGTCGTAAATAAGTGATGGTAGCCGTTCCATAGAATAAGACTACAACTATCAGGtgagaggagcaggtggagaaggctttAGCTCTCCCTTTGGCTGATGACAATTTCAGAATGCTGGATATAATTTTGCCATAGgagaaaacaatcaacagaaaTGGAACCATGATGAAGACCACTGCAACTACATAGATTGCTATCTCATTCACAAATGTGTCCCCGCAAGCAAGTTTGAGTACTGGGGGAATGTCACAGAAGAAATGATTAATTATGTTAGACCCAcaaaagggcagagagaaaatctGGCATGTTTGCCCAATTACAACTGGAGCTGTACTGACCCATGACACAGTCACCAGCTGGACACAGACCTTGTGGTTCATGACTAGAGTATAATGCAGAgggttacagatggccacatagcggtcataggccatcactgTCAGGAGAAGACACTCTGAACCTCCAAACATAAGGACAAAACACATTTGCGCAGCacaggcaaagaaagaaatatttcctttcttggtCAATAGGTCCATGAGCATTCTTGGGATAGTGACTGTTACATAACAGATTTCTAAGAAGGAAAAATtgctgagaaaaaaatacatgggggTCTGGAGAGCAGAGTCaatttttattatcaatattatGATGCTATTGCACATAAGGATAGTTAGGTAGATGACTAAAAATACTCCAAAAAGAATCAATTGGATATTGGGAATATCAGAAAACCCCAAGAGAACAAATTCCACAATGGAAGTTATattcaaaatttctgtttttaatttgttctccatTTGCAGATATAGTAAATTCAAGATGGctaattcacctttttttttttttagagaaagagagagtgcaagtagggttgggaggggggaagggagagaagagagagaaagagaatcttaaccaAGCTCTGCATCCAGAGTAGAGCCTGACACATggttctatctcatgaccctgagattatgaccggagtcaaaatcaagggtcagaagctcaactgactgagtcacccaagtgccccaattcACTAACACTTTTGAACCACATTTTTCTCTACTGTTACCTGGAGTAAATGGATTAATGTATTTATGTAATCTCAAATTATTTCCATTACTTTGCTCTATTTCTAGGAAATGATACGTGAAACCTCAGAAATGAACTGATGTGCAGTTAAAatcaattcaagaaaaaaatcctaatataTAGGTCTTATACTTGCATGTAATAATACTAAAGATACTGAGAAGTGTGCATTGTTATTTACAGCATATTGTGCAGGAATAATCTGTAGCTATTTCACCCCTATTAAAAGTGGAACTATTATTCTACTGTTTTTGTCTgagttcatcttatttttctgtattggTTGACTTATTCCATCTTCTttcaattcaaatattttctcttaaactttTGTTTCATTCTTATTCAAAATGAGTTTTAATTCTTCCTATTTATCTTCCAATTAGAATCACTTTTTTAAGCCGATCCTTTGTTCCTGAGGgaataaatatatgcaatattATTGTTCTACTTTATGTACCTTCCCATCACTTTTGCTAAATATTGAAAGCTTAATCTCATCATACTGCTCAATAACCTTCCTTATTAACACATCCTGTGCAATGCATGATAAATATCAAGTAAGCTTTAATCCAATCCAAAAAAAATATGATCCATTCAGTGCAATCTTTTCCCATATATTGCTCCTTACCTATGTAAGGTTCCATTGCAATCAAATGCAACTCCCtttctttatattccttttttaaaaatttaagctaTTAAAGTGTAACTTTCATTAAacctaattattatttattctgaaCATGCAAATGGTCAGAGCATAAGAATGggactaacacacacacacactctctttctatcCTACTTCACTTAATAATGCCATCTAATATTAGGCAGTCCCCAAATCCACTATTCTTGTCTCCATCTTATATCCCTATCAGCTGACATTTTTGCCTTATACTTTGATAAATAAAACtgagcaaaaaaatttttttaaataaataaataaattttaaaaactgagcaaaTTCTCTCATACTTTCCCATTTTCATTAGAACTAGTTTTCAAAATTACCTTAAgtaagtgaatatttttattacaaatataataatgattgTTATTTTACATATATCCAATTTTACTTTACCATTAAGAAAGGTAAGAACTATATGGATCATGTTAAGTAATGGGAAGTACAGGGCAGGCTGCTCCAAATTATGCCACAATGCTATAatgattattttgtattaaagttacttaagaaacagGCCAGTACAAGAAAAGCACTCTGACAACCTCTCCTTTTGTCtccagaaagcaggaaataaattttccatataaaagGACCTGTAGCATGATATAGAGAGACATTCCTATCTTCAGAGATAGGCAACTCAGGGTGGAAGAAACCTATTTAAACAAACCTTATTACTTTTACTGATTACTACCCCAGCCCAAATTCTGTTTGGAATCCCTTTGTCTAAGATGCATAAAAGCAACACGGTCACTTCTTTAGGTctcaatttatttattgggcTTCTGTGgacacaaaattaattttttttttctcttctgttttgtctCATGTCAGTTTCTCTTAGACCAGCTAGAAGAACCTTGAgggatatataaaattatttcctccCCAAGAGTAGGTAACTCATTTTCAGATAAAGATCTCAAAATGTtatgcttttctattttgttctttgtatctTGAGCCTCAATTTTAGAAGTACCCTTAAATAAAATAGTCTAGCAGCACAATTATACCTTACCTTTATGAATTTGCATGAAGCTATCTATATGAGTGTAGGTGTTTTGTAACCGataaaat comes from Mustela erminea isolate mMusErm1 chromosome 9, mMusErm1.Pri, whole genome shotgun sequence and encodes:
- the LOC116600212 gene encoding olfactory receptor 10AG1-like, translated to MENKLKTEILNITSIVEFVLLGFSDIPNIQLILFGVFLVIYLTILMCNSIIILIIKIDSALQTPMYFFLSNFSFLEICYVTVTIPRMLMDLLTKKGNISFFACAAQMCFVLMFGGSECLLLTVMAYDRYVAICNPLHYTLVMNHKVCVQLVTVSWVSTAPVVIGQTCQIFSLPFCGSNIINHFFCDIPPVLKLACGDTFVNEIAIYVVAVVFIMVPFLLIVFSYGKIISSILKLSSAKGRAKAFSTCSSHLIVVVLFYGTATITYLRPKPNQSEGVGKLISLFYTVLIPTLNPIIYTLRNKDIMVALRKLLTKLLM